The DNA region aatttctaAAAGTAACTTCAAAATAACTTCCAcaattatgattttttttttccTAAAAAGAATTATATTAATGTAAAACTAATTCTCCAAAAATTATGCTAATTTTATATTACTTTATTCATTAAATAGTTATTTTATTATTCAATAAAATAAATGCTATTTTATTTTGGCTTTCTATTTATTTTCAATAAAGTAGATTTATTTATTAATCTTTAAATTCCTAAAAGTAACTTCAAAATAATATTTACAATTTTGAGTTCTTTTCATacaaataatttttaaaaaatacaaaGAATACATCACATTTTTAAAAGCTATGACAGATATACCCTTACCCTAGTTTAAACTGCCTATAAATACAGAATTTTACATTTGAGTAACCATCCAAAATAAAGCTTCAAAGAATATTATTGCATTATTCAATGGTGAACAAGATGCATAGATCACTCTCATTCTTTGTCATCTATGCTTTAGTTATTGCAGGTAATGAAGAATCTCTCAACTATTATAATTATGGTTGTTAAATTATAAACGATAAATCTCATCTCACGTGTTTTACTTTGTACGAGAACAGTGCAATTGATGCAGGTAGAAGCTAAACCATCACCATGCAATGTAATTCTGGGAAGTTGTTTTACTGATAATTGTAGTAAGAAGTGTATGGACTATCGAGGAAACTCTATACTTTTAAGTTCGAATTGTAACTTCTACAACTTATGCACATGTGAATACGATAAGCCACCAGCAGGAAGATCATGCACAGTTGGTATGGGACTCTGCACAGATATATGCGGTGAGTCTTGTTGCGATGGAAATTGTAAGGGTAGATATATGAACACAGGTACTGGGGTATGCGTCCATGACTATGATCTATACTTTTGTAAATGTGTGTATCTTCGTTGAGTGTATGCTTTATTGAAACAAATAAAGatcaaattaaataaatttttattttaaatgtATTTATGTGATTTTATTCAAATTTTATTGAGATTTTCCTACTTTTCGTTTTCGATATAAACACTCTCAGCACTTAGAGAATGCAACAAACAACCCACTTATAATTCCCTTTATTACTAGATATTTAAATAATAGAAGAAAGTGTATTCCCTTCTTCTTTTCATACACAAAACTTTTTTTAacataaaaataatatattaatacCAAAATACCGAATCTAAGTATAAGAAGTGCTTAAACGACTACCGATGACACAATAAAaatcaaacaaaaaataataaacaaaacaaatcacGAAAAAAAAAGCACCCCAGGAGATAAAGATCAAATCTTTGGGATTCAAATTAGAGTTCGTATTTCCATATCCATTATCAATAGATCAGAATCCATCAAAATAACAATGAAATTACATATCAATACCCATTTTAAAGTTAA from Lathyrus oleraceus cultivar Zhongwan6 chromosome 1, CAAS_Psat_ZW6_1.0, whole genome shotgun sequence includes:
- the LOC127137248 gene encoding defensin-like protein 183, translating into MVNKMHRSLSFFVIYALVIAVQLMQVEAKPSPCNVILGSCFTDNCSKKCMDYRGNSILLSSNCNFYNLCTCEYDKPPAGRSCTVGMGLCTDICGESCCDGNCKGRYMNTGTGVCVHDYDLYFCKCVYLR